In Channa argus isolate prfri chromosome 15, Channa argus male v1.0, whole genome shotgun sequence, the DNA window GTTGTACTGCAATATCAATCCAAACACTGCTCAGTGAAAGAATGTGAAACACCTCATCATCCAAAGTTAACAATTAAAGTGTATATGCTTATTCACTTTATGCAAGTTAAATTAGGATACTGACCTGGACTGTGTCAGTACACAAAATATGACCCTACGAATAGCAGCTAGTTAATTAGCATACAGACAGTTAAAGGAGGAAAACCGTAATCCtagatttctttaaatataaCAACATTCATCTGCAAGGCTCAATAATAGGCAATATGGACACACCATATTAGATACtgttgtaaaaattaaaatatgttaagATAAAGTATGTTTTTAACCTTTCAGACGCATGAAGACTGATAAATGTTTCCCGCCCTCCTGTTCTAAGCAAACTGGCTGCTGTAACGTTCATATTCAGAATATTGTCTGTTCTCCTTGCCGTTCCATTAACATCAGACTGGCTTATCATTAAAAACCATGTAAAACAGTGTAGAATGACCATAAAGCAAGACACGTTTTTAACAGGGAAAACACTTCTGTGCCACGTTTCTTGACACGATTGCAAAGACTGTGCAGTTtgctaaaatacatttgagaTTTTTTACCCTGAAGATTTAATACAATATGAAAAATCACAGTGTCCTGTTGAAATCCCACGTGGGACTGAGAGATTTGACAGTGTGTGCAGGAATGAGGAGACGATGAAAGGTGTGATGACAGGAGGGATGGAGACGAGGGAAATATTGAGGCTAGATCAGAACATTGTGACAATATCACGAGTTTTTtatcaaggttttttttttaaccatactGATTTCTGGAATAGTTCCCAGTATGAAAACACACCAAACTACACAGAACATGAAAATATATTCTTTAAATGTCCAATAATCTAATATTCAGAATAGAAGTGatagcatgtaaacacacttacTGAATGTAATGTACCTGATTTTCACATCACAATGTACGAAGTCCACAACACCACAGTGTCTCTGGAAGAGATGTGTTAGTTTGAGCACAGATAAAACATTGTACATGTCACCAGTTTTGGggtaaaatgtttcactttgttgTGTACATACACTCAGTGCTGTCAGCTTTAGTCTAAAATAAATCTTCCATTTTCCATTCTCGTCACCAGAACATTCCCTCGCAGATCTGCGGCTTGTTAAAGCTGTAGAACAACTAGAAGAAAGTGACGTGAACTCagcttttcttctctcttccagACAGTCTTGTGTGTTTCACTTGTTCCAGAACTTCCCCTCGGCAGCCAGCCTGTGGTTCAGCAGACAGAGCTGCCGCAGGAACCCGTCGTTGGGGCCGATTTCCCTCTTCTGCCGCACCGCGGCCAGAGCGCTGTGGACGTCCATGTGTTGGCGAAGCATCAGGTAGGCTACGACTAAGGTGGGCGAGCGGCTGTAGCCTTCTCTGCAATGAACATAGATCTTACCTGcaggagaaacaaaaagcaaatgttcCACTACAATCAAACTCAGTGTATCCAGCACATAGCATCTGAGTCACATTATCACCCTGTAAAACAATTGTTAACATGCTGGAAGACTAGTAGCTATTCACAGGTTGGTGTTGGATACGGTTTTCATTCACTAGTGAAGTGGAATGAAGCAAGATTAAATTCAACCCCATCTCAAACATGATGCACAACtaataacaaaattgaaaataaaattgaaactTCTTTAGCTgccaacagattttttttttttcttttggtctttTGTAGAAATTTCTTAGCGAATTTGTGATCTCTAACACCAGAGTGTTGGAAAttggaacaacaacaacaataataataataattattattattagtagtattacaattataataataataattgtaatcaTCGGTTTCTAAAGGCCCGAAAACCCAAACAATGATTAAAATATCCTGAAAGCTGAGGGAAACAACAAATTCAAGTTGTAATTGTCTGTGTTCTCCACTATGAGTGACCACTTGCACATTACACACAGTCCTTTGATTCATGTGTTTAGAGGAAATTTATGATATAAGTGGATCTTTAATGTTGACCTTTAATCCAAGTCTGTACTTCTCAAAGCCAGATTTTGTATTCTGTGCCCTGATTACGGTGTATATTCAGCACATAGAACCTACAGTGCAGTAAGTACTGGCAGTGACACAAGGTGGATCCAGAGCATGTTCTCGTACCTTTTCCGTTTTTATATGCCAACGCCTTCTCGATAAAGTCCGCTGCCTCTTCAAAGAAAACGCTGATGTTGAAGTGGTCAGTGTCGCTGGCTGCTATTCCGTGGTAGATGATACCTGTGCCGGCATAGAACTCAGCACTAGTGTTGACGTGCATGAATGAGTTTCCCTCTGCCGCGTTCAGAATGTGGGTGATGCCCAAACGCTTCAGACGCAACACGTTTGTCGCCACAAACCTGCACAACAAAGATAAATACCGTTGGACACATGCTACTAATTTTATTGCGTTGGAGGGGTTATCGTCTTCAGGAGCTCATCCTAAGATTTACCCCATTTTTCCACTTTCACCCCACCATCCTTTCCCAGCGCTGATAAAGTTGCCCCTCACTTGTCCTGTTTCCCGTCCTGTGTCTCTGTACCTTGTTCTGCTTGTGGCCTGTGCTGTTTGCCCTGCTGCCAGTCTGTGACCTGCTCCCTGGCTTTGATTGTCTGCCCAGACCTCCTTCTAGATGCCAAACTGTAATCCTGCTCATCAGGCACTTATCTGCACTTGGCTTTCTTCCCTGCAGCTTATTCAGTAATAACCAACTGTAGCAATAAAACTGTTTACACAATCTGAGCACTTGCTGCTCGTAAGACGGTTATTGTTTGTGAAAAGTGGAGCAGTGCTCTTTTAATACAGCTGTAGAAAAGAGGCTTCGGTCAGTATTTTCTCTTCCACTTGACAGTGAATCACTTTCTTTTCAGaactaaatggaaaaacacGTCCCAAATAGCCACTGCACTGCAACGAATCCTAATTATCCCTGCAAATGCTGGTTGCCCTTCGTAGAGACGAAAAGATGTTTCAAACATCACTGGATTTTATCCACCACAGCAGGAGCTAATTCATTAATTAACTACCAATGCTGGTTCTTttagacatatatatatagagatgTGCTACTTCTCACTGCTCGCACCTCAGAGCTATAAATAGAGTTCTCCTCACGCTGAGAGCCACTTCACACCTCCACAACACAGGGAATCCAGGTCAGACACAAATAGCAGCTCTGAGAAAATGTTGTGCAGGTATTTGTGAAGACAAGTGCTCTGTCTAAGGAGGCACCCTAAGGTGTTCTctcatgaaatgttttaaagtgtttacaGCTGACTATTCATGACTTGTTACAGTGTATCAGCACTGTGACTGACTTCTAAAAAAAAGGGATTGTTCATGCGGCTTTCTGCATTTTGAACAACTATATACTAATGAATGCACATCGCAGATGTTTAACACTGCTGCCTGTCAACTTAGGCTTTTGACAACACTGTGGCTTGAAGGCTGTGAGCCCTTTGTGGGTTTTTCCTCCCTCAAtccaaaaacatgtaaatgattgtttgtatctgtgtgtcaGCCCTGTGTTGGGCGTGGTGATCACACAGTGCGAACCTCACCTCATACCTGGGGAACAATCTGTGGATTGGCTGTGGAGTTCAGTCAGTTAATCCacccatttgtttttattatgtagtttttttatgtttcatctTCTGAATAACTTCACCTCTTTATGCTTCACACTATTCTAAGATGCTTAGACATAAAACAAGGAGCTTTGTACAGAATCTTATATCACATTTTAAGCTTAAGTGaagtattatatttttaaatttagtcatttcaTAATTTCCAAGTTAACTATGTAACTACAGCTATCAGTGGAGTAATGAGCACATCATTTGGATCTTTTTCTTTCAACAGGCTGAACAGAAGCTCCAGTCCTGCAtcttctgtctctgctctttttgcattttcttttttttttttttttacaaccttCCTCCATCTTTTGAACAAGCTATGACTGTCTGTCCTCAAACCATTGCGGTCCTGCGGGCACCCAGTTCTTCCACCAGTTACTTGTGATTTAATGTTTCACCCaatttaaatatacacatacatacactccTGGTCCATGTCCTGACATCCAGTATGAAGAACAGCTCTAGATTGTTCCAGAGCGCCTGTATGATCCTACCACAGCTTAAATATGACAAGCTTTATTAATACAGTGTTTAATGATAGAATAATGATTAAAActggtggtgtttacatttagATCTAGAGAATTACTGTCAAAACAAttagacagattttttttgttgttgtttatgctGCGACCTGATTGGATGGATTCCTGTGTTCAGAATGTCAAATTtcccaaaataataataataaaaaaagcttcATCCACATTATCACAACAGTGACTCACGCGTTGCCGACGTAAATCCTCGGGGAAACCTCGTGGAAGTGTTTGGTCGGCCAGCTGTAAAAGCCGCTGTCGTCCGTCAGCAGATCGTTGAGCTGCTGCAGCGACACCTCGAAGCTCGGCCCGTCCACACGGATCGGAGCCGCGGACTGAACCTGTGGGTTGGGTTGGTCCTTCATACCCGACCACAGGTGGACGTGAACTCGGATAAAGAGGGCGGACGGGTGTGGGTCTCCACGGCTCTGAACACCGAGCTGCTCAGTGCTGAGGAACCAAGTACGTCCAGGGGCGGTGCTGTGTGGGCAGCGGGGGGTGGGATCAATACGTAAAACACGGAGATtaatttcatttacattatttcaaaacGTTAGTCAAGTTGTTAtttatgtgaataaataaaggattcaattctgtttt includes these proteins:
- the LOC137100437 gene encoding dual specificity protein phosphatase 3-like, coding for MKDQPNPQVQSAAPIRVDGPSFEVSLQQLNDLLTDDSGFYSWPTKHFHEVSPRIYVGNAFVATNVLRLKRLGITHILNAAEGNSFMHVNTSAEFYAGTGIIYHGIAASDTDHFNISVFFEEAADFIEKALAYKNGKGKIYVHCREGYSRSPTLVVAYLMLRQHMDVHSALAAVRQKREIGPNDGFLRQLCLLNHRLAAEGKFWNK